The Candidatus Neomarinimicrobiota bacterium genome includes a window with the following:
- a CDS encoding Rdx family protein, giving the protein MKICVEYCVQUNYLPRAASLAQKVLERYGNQLESFTLFPSGGGAFEFSIDGRLCFSKKSLGRFPDDKEIFQLIDSH; this is encoded by the coding sequence ATGAAGATTTGCGTGGAATACTGTGTACAATGAAATTACCTACCCCGGGCCGCCAGTTTGGCGCAGAAGGTACTTGAACGGTACGGCAATCAACTGGAGTCATTCACCCTGTTCCCCAGCGGGGGTGGTGCTTTCGAGTTTTCGATTGATGGCCGACTTTGTTTCTCGAAAAAATCCCTGGGACGCTTTCCTGATGATAAGGAAATCTTTCAGCTCATTGACAGCCATTAG